The Deltaproteobacteria bacterium nucleotide sequence ACGCACACACTTGGCCTATATCGAACCAACTCCAACAAGGTGGGGTTCCGCTATGGCCAGGTTTCTAACTTACGACCTCAACCCAACGCACTACCCTGACATAATCGCGTTGCTGTTAACATGACATATTGACGTTGCCACGACAGCGGCGCGCCGTCGGGGGTAAAGGCATTGAGGTAGGCGTAATCGACCGCGAAACCGACGAGAATAAAAAACAGGATGAAGCAAAAGACGATCAGCGCGCTGATCCAACTATTGCGATTCTGGCGCGCGACGAAATCTTGCGAGAGGGTTATCTCCGTCGGTTTTTCAGGCTTTTGTGCGGACAATGTGCCACGTTCAGTTTGTTTTGCTTACCACGAAGAGCACGAAGGACACGAAGGGGTCGGATGATTAAAACTCTGAACTTCGTGGTCTTCGTGTCCTTCGTGGTGAAGACATCTTCACACTAAACCGAGAAGAACCTCGCCGGCAGCGAAAACCTCGGTTATGAGCGCAATCTGAGATCGACTTTAGGCAGTACTCTCTCGGTTGCCGGCACGTCGAACAACTCATGAAGCTGAAACTTGAAAAAACCGGCGATCATGTTCGACGGAAACACCTGCTGCTTGGTGTTGTACTGGGTCACCAGGTCGTTGTAGTACTGGCGCGCGAAGGCGATGCGGTTCTCCGTCGTGGTCAGCTCTTCCTGCAAGTTCAAAACATTTTGGTTGGATTTGAGATCTGGGTAGTTTTCCATCAAGGCGAAAACTTTACCGAGGGATTGGTTCAAGACGGTCTGCGCTTCGGCGGATTCTTTAACGCCCTTCACTGCCATCGCTTGGTTGCGCGCGTCGATGACCTTTTGCAGCGTCTCCTGCTCGAATTGCATGTAGCCTTTGACGGTCTCGACCAGATTTGGGATCAGATCGTAGCGCCGCTTGAGCTGCACGTCGATTTGCCGCCAGCCGTTGTCGATGCGCAGACGCAGCGCGGTAAGATTGTTGTAGGCCGAGATAACCCAAATGCCGACGACAAAAACGATGCCCCAAATGATAAAAATCATAAGCTCTGCGCTCCATTGACGCCATCGCGAAACAAAATCGTTTTACTAATATCGGCGGCACGCGCCACGCCGGTCATGACCATCACGCGCTGCATCTCTTCGGCGAAAATATTGAACACCCGCTCGACGCCGCGGGCGCCGAAAGCGCCGACGCCCCAAGCCACCGGACGGCCGGTCAGCACCGCCTTGGCGCCCAGCGCTAGCGCCTTGACGATATCGCCGCCGCTGCGAATGCCGCTGTCGAGCAACACCGGAACTTTACCGCCAACCGCTTCAACGACTTCCGGCAACGCTTCCAACGCCGAGCGATTGAAGTCGAGAATCCGCCCGCCATGATTGGAAACCACCAGCGCATCGGCGCCGGAATTCACCGCCACCCGCGCGTCATCGGCGCCCATGATGCCTTTGACAACGACGGGAAGTTTTACCAATTGTTTCATCCACTCGATATCTTTGGGCGTCGACTTGTGGCCCTTGCGCGGCTTGCCATCCTTGGTCGACAACGGCACTTCGTCGCCGATCTTCACCGGCTTCACCGTGTCCATGGTAATGCCGACCGCGGTGAAACCCAAGTCCTCGGCGGTCTTGGCATATTCTTCGACTTCCGGCTTGCCGCGGTTCATGTAGGCCATGAATACCAGCGGCGATTTGTCGGCGTTACGCCAGTCGTGCAGATTGAAATGGGCCGCCTGGCTGACAAACATCATCGCGCCGGCGCGGTCCGTGCCTTCAGCCACTTCGCGTTCGGCGTCCTTGCCGAACAAACTAAAACTTCCCACCGGCGCCGTGATCGCCGGGATCGGCAACTTCTTGCCGAACAATTCGATCGAGATGTCCGGCTCGCTGACATCGTGAAAAATTTTCTGGCGAAACAAATATTGCTGAAACGCCCGCGGATTACGATGAAACGTCGCCTTGGTTTCCGCCGCGCCGTTGAAATGCTTCCACGCCTCCGCCGGCGCCTGCTGGCGCATAATCCCACGCAAATCGCGCAGCCCCATCTGTTCCAGTGGTTTGTCCGTCATAAATCGTCACCTACCTGTATCGTCGATTCACCAGGCGTAGGGGCGACCGGCGGTCGCCCTTTCCAAGCACCCTAACCTCTATCCTCTCCCGTCGAGGGGGAGGAGGTAAGAGATCAGAGGA carries:
- a CDS encoding alpha-hydroxy-acid oxidizing protein, with amino-acid sequence MTDKPLEQMGLRDLRGIMRQQAPAEAWKHFNGAAETKATFHRNPRAFQQYLFRQKIFHDVSEPDISIELFGKKLPIPAITAPVGSFSLFGKDAEREVAEGTDRAGAMMFVSQAAHFNLHDWRNADKSPLVFMAYMNRGKPEVEEYAKTAEDLGFTAVGITMDTVKPVKIGDEVPLSTKDGKPRKGHKSTPKDIEWMKQLVKLPVVVKGIMGADDARVAVNSGADALVVSNHGGRILDFNRSALEALPEVVEAVGGKVPVLLDSGIRSGGDIVKALALGAKAVLTGRPVAWGVGAFGARGVERVFNIFAEEMQRVMVMTGVARAADISKTILFRDGVNGAQSL
- a CDS encoding LemA family protein; amino-acid sequence: MIFIIWGIVFVVGIWVISAYNNLTALRLRIDNGWRQIDVQLKRRYDLIPNLVETVKGYMQFEQETLQKVIDARNQAMAVKGVKESAEAQTVLNQSLGKVFALMENYPDLKSNQNVLNLQEELTTTENRIAFARQYYNDLVTQYNTKQQVFPSNMIAGFFKFQLHELFDVPATERVLPKVDLRLRS